One window of Candidatus Nitrospira kreftii genomic DNA carries:
- a CDS encoding hypothetical protein (conserved protein of unknown function): MKRTRRNHGPTFKAQVALAVVKGDKMVAELAEQFQVHPTQIADWKQQLLARAADVCGGVQSTTDTPDLKTLHAKIGQLTLENEFLEGALTKAGLLSGTR; the protein is encoded by the coding sequence ATGAAGAGGACGAGACGGAATCATGGACCGACCTTCAAGGCCCAAGTGGCCTTGGCGGTGGTCAAAGGCGACAAGATGGTGGCCGAGTTAGCCGAGCAGTTCCAGGTGCATCCCACTCAGATCGCCGATTGGAAGCAACAACTACTGGCCCGAGCGGCAGATGTGTGTGGCGGGGTGCAGTCCACGACAGACACTCCCGATCTGAAGACCCTGCACGCCAAGATCGGCCAGCTGACCTTGGAGAATGAGTTTTTAGAAGGCGCGCTCACCAAGGCGGGCTTGCTGAGCGGAACGCGATGA
- a CDS encoding Integrase catalytic region, with protein sequence MLRGQTSHRGNKKAVYRVLRQKRWLVHQRSRTPRPRVQGWISRASRSDERWAMDVTHIPCGQDGWAHLAAVIDCHDREIVGYEFALRSRAKEAERAVEAACLQRFGTLRPANARVLRSDNGLIFQSRRFRQTCRDYRLQQEFITPYTPDQNGLIERFFRSLKDECVWQHTFQMFEKARRIIRDWVHWYNEERPHSALGYRSPVQYRTQQATQVA encoded by the coding sequence ATGCTGCGAGGCCAGACGTCCCATCGCGGGAACAAGAAGGCCGTGTATCGGGTGCTCCGGCAGAAGCGGTGGTTGGTGCATCAGCGGTCGCGTACCCCGCGACCGCGCGTACAAGGCTGGATCAGCCGAGCCAGCCGGAGTGATGAACGGTGGGCGATGGATGTGACGCACATTCCCTGTGGGCAGGATGGCTGGGCCCATCTTGCCGCCGTGATTGATTGCCATGATCGGGAAATCGTGGGCTACGAGTTCGCCTTACGGAGTCGGGCGAAGGAAGCCGAGCGCGCTGTCGAAGCCGCCTGTCTCCAGCGTTTCGGGACGCTCCGGCCTGCGAACGCACGGGTCTTACGCAGCGATAACGGGCTCATTTTCCAGAGTCGCCGGTTTCGCCAGACCTGTCGAGACTATCGGCTGCAGCAGGAGTTCATCACGCCCTATACGCCCGATCAGAATGGGCTGATTGAGCGGTTCTTCCGAAGCTTGAAAGACGAATGTGTCTGGCAACACACGTTCCAGATGTTTGAAAAAGCGCGGCGGATCATTCGAGATTGGGTCCACTGGTACAACGAGGAACGGCCCCATAGCGCCCTCGGGTATCGGAGCCCGGTCCAATATCGCACGCAACAAGCAACCCAGGTGGCTTGA
- a CDS encoding hypothetical protein (conserved protein of unknown function), whose translation MAAEAIEPIERWTAKRRVALVVSILKGETSVAEAVRTHGLTVAEVEDWREKFLAGAENALRTRPKNEDAGKDEQIKKLKQKIGDLVLDNDILREALKPYPLDRKTSDA comes from the coding sequence ATGGCAGCAGAAGCAATCGAACCGATTGAACGGTGGACGGCCAAACGGCGTGTGGCGCTGGTAGTGAGTATCTTGAAGGGCGAAACATCCGTCGCCGAAGCCGTTCGGACGCATGGGCTGACGGTGGCCGAGGTCGAAGACTGGCGGGAGAAGTTTCTGGCAGGGGCCGAGAACGCGCTGCGCACGCGGCCGAAGAACGAAGACGCCGGGAAGGACGAGCAGATCAAGAAACTGAAACAGAAGATCGGGGATCTCGTCCTGGACAACGATATTTTACGGGAGGCGTTGAAGCCCTACCCTTTGGACCGGAAGACATCCGACGCGTGA
- a CDS encoding hypothetical protein (conserved protein of unknown function) → MSDSRNLLHHALFPLCGILLLFILPRPMVAQGATYYVATTGSDSNPGTSASPWRNLQRCSRSPIKAGDTCIARAGTYTDTDGNGTTLYITPTSAAGTSSQPITIKSEKPLGAVIIIPSTHANNKGIYITRPYYIIEGFDITGGNKAGAGNNGISFQPGSTGGIARLNSFHHIGRTVCSNTGIYNAVLVTKVSNVVVERNRFYSIGRRRNGESGCSTTVSNLDHGIYIAGPSNLIVRRNVFYDVTRGYPIHVYGGTTTNLGIYHNTMSGKSPTGKPTGQIMLASAISGATIKNNISHNPATALIATYNLSASNVNVSYNLGTAKMKAASSIPGVTFSNNIENIANLGFINSTGNDFRLTSSSYAINRGTSSGVPLVPDGRPDIAAYEYSLQSTIASPLTPVGLKVQ, encoded by the coding sequence ATGAGTGATTCAAGGAATCTACTCCACCATGCATTATTCCCACTTTGTGGAATACTCCTATTATTCATTCTTCCTAGACCCATGGTGGCGCAAGGCGCCACCTACTATGTCGCGACGACAGGCAGCGATTCCAATCCAGGCACATCAGCCAGTCCGTGGCGCAACCTGCAAAGATGTTCAAGGTCGCCCATCAAAGCTGGTGATACTTGCATAGCGCGTGCTGGCACCTATACAGATACAGATGGAAATGGTACCACTTTGTATATCACCCCGACCTCGGCCGCCGGCACTTCTTCGCAGCCGATTACGATTAAGAGCGAGAAACCATTGGGCGCAGTAATCATCATACCAAGCACGCACGCCAATAATAAGGGGATCTATATCACAAGACCCTATTACATCATCGAAGGATTCGATATTACGGGCGGAAATAAGGCTGGTGCCGGCAATAACGGGATTTCCTTTCAGCCCGGGTCAACCGGTGGGATTGCCCGATTGAACTCTTTTCATCACATTGGCAGGACAGTCTGTTCAAATACTGGTATATATAACGCCGTGCTCGTAACAAAAGTTTCCAATGTTGTAGTAGAACGCAACCGCTTCTACAGCATCGGGAGGCGTCGGAATGGGGAAAGTGGTTGCTCCACAACGGTTTCTAACCTCGATCATGGAATCTATATCGCTGGTCCCTCAAATCTCATCGTGCGACGGAATGTGTTTTATGATGTGACTCGCGGATACCCCATTCATGTCTATGGGGGGACAACAACAAACCTTGGCATTTACCACAATACGATGTCCGGCAAGAGTCCCACCGGAAAGCCTACGGGGCAAATTATGCTAGCCTCTGCAATATCAGGTGCTACCATTAAAAATAATATTTCGCACAATCCTGCTACCGCACTGATTGCGACGTATAACTTGTCGGCTTCTAACGTGAACGTAAGTTACAACCTCGGCACGGCCAAGATGAAAGCTGCTTCAAGCATACCTGGCGTGACGTTCTCCAATAACATTGAAAACATCGCCAACTTAGGCTTTATCAATTCGACAGGGAATGACTTTCGCCTTACCTCTAGCAGTTACGCGATCAACAGAGGAACGTCGTCTGGTGTTCCCTTGGTCCCAGATGGGAGACCTGACATTGCAGCCTATGAGTATTCTCTCCAGAGCACCATTGCATCTCCTCTGACGCCGGTAGGGCTGAAGGTTCAGTAA
- a CDS encoding transposase encodes MSPMEMVDLDSLISSTHPYRRFQAYLPDSTEALADVRQLKGADGYGVERLFRCLLVQFMEDLSDRELARYLEENLAAKWLCGFTLSEPTPDYSLFTRVRTRIGPTRLSQLFATMRAQLKAAGLMSEVFTFVDATHLIAKATLWEERDKARQQHIEKLNNTVLPKVAVERKPGLAVRGRRNIGTAIKSMSAWICNPG; translated from the coding sequence ATGTCCCCAATGGAAATGGTCGATCTCGACAGCCTGATCTCGTCCACGCACCCGTACCGGCGGTTTCAGGCCTATCTGCCGGATAGCACCGAAGCCTTGGCTGACGTGCGTCAGCTCAAAGGCGCTGATGGGTATGGCGTGGAGCGGCTCTTTCGCTGTCTGCTCGTGCAATTCATGGAAGACCTCTCGGATCGGGAGCTGGCGCGATATCTGGAAGAAAATCTGGCCGCCAAGTGGCTATGTGGGTTCACCCTGTCGGAACCCACACCCGACTACAGCTTGTTCACTCGTGTCCGTACCCGCATCGGGCCGACTCGCCTCTCCCAGCTGTTTGCCACCATGCGCGCACAGCTCAAAGCGGCCGGGCTGATGAGCGAAGTGTTCACGTTTGTGGATGCCACACATCTGATTGCCAAAGCTACGCTGTGGGAAGAGCGTGACAAGGCGCGGCAGCAGCACATCGAGAAGCTGAACAACACGGTGCTGCCGAAAGTGGCGGTGGAGCGCAAGCCCGGATTGGCTGTAAGGGGAAGAAGAAATATTGGTACGGCTATAAAGAGCATGTCAGCGTGGATATGCAATCCGGGCTGA
- a CDS encoding transposase, whose product MAKSKTERGRFSSRKKMEVVLRVLRGDDLDVVSREAGITTATVSEWRDQFVASGQAGLKSRAAEGRDDELVRLKALVGDLTMRLELSREAVQRLRGGVPLATGRSTR is encoded by the coding sequence ATGGCGAAATCGAAAACAGAGCGAGGCCGGTTTTCCTCGCGCAAGAAGATGGAGGTGGTGCTGCGCGTGCTGCGTGGCGACGATCTCGATGTGGTCTCGCGGGAAGCCGGGATCACCACCGCGACGGTGTCAGAGTGGCGGGACCAGTTCGTGGCCAGTGGACAGGCCGGGTTGAAGAGCCGGGCCGCCGAGGGCCGCGACGACGAACTCGTGCGGCTGAAGGCCTTGGTCGGAGATTTGACGATGCGGCTGGAATTGTCGAGGGAGGCGGTCCAGCGGCTACGAGGTGGCGTCCCTTTGGCCACCGGGAGGTCGACGCGATGA
- a CDS encoding group II intron reverse transcriptase/maturase → MQRKLAMWSTENSERKFDRLLRLIADQTWLAEAARITLASSGARTPGVDGVDKTMMMETLHQELATIRAELLAGSYTPLPARRVYIPKANGTVRPLGIPSLRDRVVQRAMLMAMEPIWESDFHRASYGFRPARSVHHAIRTVKLQLQDSDEHRTAGRWGDRG, encoded by the coding sequence ATGCAACGCAAGCTGGCAATGTGGTCAACGGAGAACTCCGAACGCAAGTTCGATCGACTCCTGAGACTGATTGCGGATCAAACATGGCTAGCCGAAGCCGCGCGCATCACGCTTGCCTCCAGTGGTGCGCGAACGCCGGGCGTCGATGGGGTCGACAAGACCATGATGATGGAAACTCTTCATCAGGAACTGGCGACAATACGTGCCGAGCTGTTAGCGGGCTCCTATACGCCGCTCCCTGCACGGCGCGTGTACATACCCAAGGCGAACGGCACGGTGAGACCCCTCGGGATCCCCAGTCTGCGGGATCGAGTGGTCCAGCGAGCGATGCTGATGGCCATGGAGCCGATCTGGGAGAGTGACTTCCATCGAGCGTCCTATGGTTTCAGGCCCGCCCGGAGTGTGCACCATGCGATACGAACGGTCAAATTGCAGCTGCAGGACAGTGATGAGCACAGAACGGCGGGGCGCTGGGGTGATCGAGGGTGA
- a CDS encoding HTH-like domain-containing protein (modular protein) produces the protein MSHATSPSTHRRYGVVRVCQEWDLSRSTFYAQPGRRVSPPREPAKRGPKTAYTDEVLTGHIRQVLAASPFLGEGHRKVWARLRAQGIRTSKPRVLRLMRQAHLLAPTRVARVVGPRVHDGTITTERPNQMWGTDATSTVTQQDGLVTVFVGIDHCTLEGIGIHAARRATRFEALEPIRQGVRQQFGTFAAGRATGVQVRHDHGSQYMSDDFQTELRFLGITSSPAFVRAPEGNGVAERFIRTLKEQLLWVRTFQTVEDLRRALHDWLRLYNEQWLVERHGFRSPTQVRRDLLAPSEAA, from the coding sequence ATGAGCCACGCCACGTCACCTTCCACGCATCGACGGTATGGTGTGGTCCGGGTCTGTCAGGAATGGGACCTGAGTCGGTCCACCTTTTATGCCCAGCCGGGCCGTCGCGTCTCACCGCCCCGTGAGCCGGCGAAACGGGGCCCGAAGACGGCATACACCGACGAGGTGCTCACCGGGCACATTCGGCAGGTGCTGGCCGCCTCGCCGTTTCTCGGGGAAGGGCACCGCAAAGTCTGGGCACGGCTGCGGGCGCAAGGCATTCGTACGTCCAAACCGCGTGTCCTCCGGCTCATGCGGCAGGCTCATCTCTTGGCACCCACTCGGGTGGCCCGCGTCGTGGGACCGCGGGTCCACGACGGGACGATCACGACCGAGCGTCCGAATCAGATGTGGGGCACCGATGCGACCAGCACGGTGACGCAGCAGGATGGACTGGTCACGGTCTTCGTCGGCATTGATCATTGCACCCTCGAAGGGATCGGCATCCATGCGGCGAGGCGCGCCACTCGCTTCGAGGCGTTGGAGCCGATTCGTCAGGGCGTGCGTCAGCAGTTCGGCACGTTCGCGGCCGGCCGTGCGACGGGCGTGCAAGTGCGGCATGATCACGGCAGTCAGTATATGAGTGACGATTTTCAGACGGAACTCCGATTCCTGGGCATCACGTCGAGTCCAGCATTCGTGCGCGCCCCAGAAGGCAATGGCGTCGCCGAGCGGTTCATTCGCACGCTCAAGGAGCAGCTGTTGTGGGTGCGTACGTTCCAGACCGTCGAGGACCTCCGCCGCGCACTCCACGACTGGCTGCGTCTCTATAATGAGCAGTGGCTCGTCGAGCGGCATGGGTTTCGCTCACCGACCCAAGTGCGGCGAGATCTCCTCGCACCATCGGAGGCCGCGTGA
- a CDS encoding transposase produces MRTGRPTAPLILTMTERETLQQWTRRPKTAQALAQQARMILACAAGQTNTAVARDVRVAQQTVCKWRQRFVTHRLDGLLDEPRPGAPRRVTDVEVERIVTQTLETTPTHATHWSTRAMAQRSGVSRSTVHRIWRAFGLQPHRSETFKLSADPLFVEKVRDIVGLYLYPPDKALVLCVDEKAQIQALDRTRPLLPMRSGQVERRTHDYRRHGTTSLFAALEVKTGRVIGQLHQRHRAVEFRQFLDTIDASVPSHLDVHMILDNYGIHKTARIRRWLLKHPRFHLHFTPTSASWINLVERWFALLTERQLRRGVHSSVRALKAAIQQYITVTNRHPKPFIWTKTADEILASVARFCQQTSETGH; encoded by the coding sequence ATGCGAACAGGACGACCAACCGCTCCGCTGATTTTGACGATGACCGAACGAGAGACCCTACAGCAATGGACACGTCGCCCGAAAACCGCTCAGGCCTTGGCGCAGCAAGCCCGGATGATTCTGGCCTGTGCCGCGGGGCAGACGAATACCGCCGTGGCTCGGGATGTGCGTGTGGCGCAGCAAACCGTCTGTAAATGGCGGCAGCGCTTTGTGACCCACCGCCTCGACGGGCTGCTGGATGAACCGCGCCCCGGCGCGCCACGCAGGGTCACCGACGTGGAAGTGGAACGGATTGTCACTCAGACCTTGGAGACGACACCGACCCACGCGACCCACTGGAGCACCCGCGCCATGGCGCAGCGGAGCGGAGTGAGCCGGAGTACCGTGCATCGTATTTGGCGAGCCTTTGGCCTGCAGCCGCATCGGAGTGAGACGTTCAAGCTGTCGGCCGATCCGCTGTTTGTCGAGAAGGTGCGCGATATTGTGGGGCTCTATCTCTATCCTCCGGACAAAGCGCTGGTCTTGTGCGTCGATGAGAAGGCACAGATTCAAGCCCTGGACCGTACACGTCCGTTGTTGCCGATGCGCTCGGGGCAGGTCGAGCGCCGCACGCATGACTATCGTCGTCATGGTACGACCTCGCTCTTCGCCGCCTTGGAAGTCAAAACGGGCCGGGTCATTGGGCAACTCCATCAACGACATCGTGCCGTTGAATTCCGTCAATTCCTCGACACGATCGACGCCAGCGTCCCGTCCCACTTGGACGTGCATATGATCCTGGACAATTACGGCATCCATAAAACCGCTCGGATTCGTCGGTGGCTGTTGAAGCACCCACGGTTTCATCTGCACTTCACCCCCACCAGCGCCTCCTGGATCAATCTGGTGGAACGCTGGTTCGCGCTGCTCACCGAGCGCCAACTACGCCGAGGCGTACACTCCAGTGTCCGAGCCCTCAAGGCCGCCATCCAGCAGTACATCACCGTGACCAACAGGCACCCCAAACCCTTCATATGGACCAAAACCGCCGATGAAATCCTGGCCAGCGTCGCCCGATTTTGTCAGCAAACTTCAGAGACAGGACACTAG
- a CDS encoding transposase, whose translation MIDPTHTLPVVRQCQLLGLSRSTAYYRPKPVSDTALALMRRIDELHLQYPFAGARMLRDLLRQEGQPIGRRYVASLMRRMGITALYRKPCTTQRHPAHRIYPYLLRQLTITRPNHVWASDMTYGTPSQRSPPVWG comes from the coding sequence ATGATTGATCCCACGCATACCTTGCCCGTCGTCCGGCAGTGTCAGCTCCTCGGACTGTCTCGGTCAACGGCCTACTACCGACCGAAGCCAGTTTCCGACACGGCGCTAGCCCTGATGCGGCGGATTGACGAACTCCATCTGCAGTATCCGTTTGCGGGCGCCCGAATGCTCCGTGATCTCTTGCGGCAAGAGGGCCAGCCCATTGGGCGGCGGTATGTGGCCAGCCTCATGCGGCGCATGGGGATTACGGCTTTGTATCGCAAGCCCTGCACCACGCAGCGCCATCCGGCCCATCGGATCTACCCCTATCTGCTGCGCCAGCTAACGATCACCCGGCCGAATCATGTGTGGGCGTCTGATATGACGTACGGTACGCCCAGCCAACGAAGCCCGCCTGTCTGGGGCTGA
- a CDS encoding hypothetical protein (conserved protein of unknown function), with product MKKKLSDNPIKILWTGGWDSTFRVLYANLVDGQRIEPHYIVDTARQSSLRELQAISEIIDSLRISHKAAYERISNLRITLKSEIADDIAITNAWARLKLRSPLGSQYDWLARYAESQNMVDLELSVHVDDKAHFFLRGKVEHVQDGSYRLRRGITGDENIFARFRFPILEYSKAKMRETARKHGFIDLLEKSWFCHRPINGVPCGMCSPCIYTIKEGMRYRFPRESVLRYHLERYRLVIQSPSQCARVLRARLRTIW from the coding sequence GTGAAGAAGAAGTTGAGTGATAACCCTATCAAGATACTTTGGACTGGGGGATGGGACTCGACATTTAGAGTCCTATACGCAAATTTGGTTGATGGTCAGAGAATAGAGCCACACTACATCGTGGATACGGCCAGACAGTCAAGTCTTCGCGAACTCCAAGCAATTTCAGAAATAATTGATTCGTTGAGAATTTCGCATAAGGCGGCCTATGAACGGATTTCTAACTTACGGATAACTCTCAAAAGTGAGATAGCTGATGACATAGCCATAACGAACGCCTGGGCGCGACTAAAACTCAGGTCACCTTTAGGCAGCCAGTACGACTGGCTGGCGCGGTATGCTGAATCACAAAATATGGTCGATCTGGAACTTAGCGTGCATGTCGATGACAAAGCACATTTTTTCTTAAGAGGAAAGGTTGAGCATGTGCAAGATGGAAGCTATCGGTTGAGGCGGGGCATAACAGGCGATGAAAATATCTTTGCCCGATTTAGATTCCCCATTTTGGAATATTCAAAAGCTAAAATGAGAGAAACTGCAAGAAAGCACGGATTTATCGACCTATTAGAAAAATCATGGTTTTGTCATCGCCCCATAAACGGAGTTCCCTGCGGTATGTGTAGCCCATGCATCTACACTATTAAGGAGGGAATGCGGTATAGATTTCCAAGAGAATCAGTGCTTCGGTATCATTTAGAACGTTATAGACTGGTCATTCAATCTCCCTCTCAGTGTGCGAGAGTCTTGCGTGCAAGGCTTAGGACAATCTGGTAA
- a CDS encoding hypothetical protein (conserved protein of unknown function): MIPSMSRKGNGYDNAPMEIFWGTLRNELVHHRRYVRREQARRKIAECIELFYNRQRRHPRLGNRSPAAFAQQWLRQQSAA, translated from the coding sequence ATGATCCCCTCCATGAGTCGGAAGGGCAATGGCTATGACAACGCGCCCATGGAGATTTTCTGGGGGACGCTGAGGAATGAGCTGGTACACCACCGGCGGTATGTCAGGCGGGAGCAGGCCCGGCGCAAGATCGCTGAGTGCATCGAGCTGTTCTATAACCGTCAGCGGCGACACCCCCGTCTGGGGAATCGCTCACCTGCGGCATTTGCCCAGCAATGGCTCCGTCAACAGTCAGCGGCATGA
- a CDS encoding hypothetical protein (conserved protein of unknown function): MQSGLINKVATTPANLPDAHGLRHVCPTQGAIYGDKGYCTAPARQAAAQRSCHLAAIQRNNMRSKNRDRDRWYTHLRAPYERVFSHRPKRVRYRRLAKNQFAAFLQAMVFNLKRLVVLDANFVVA; the protein is encoded by the coding sequence ATGCAATCCGGGCTGATCAACAAGGTGGCCACCACCCCAGCCAATCTGCCCGATGCCCACGGCCTCCGGCATGTCTGCCCCACCCAAGGGGCGATCTATGGAGACAAAGGCTATTGTACGGCTCCCGCTCGGCAGGCTGCCGCCCAACGGAGCTGTCATCTCGCGGCCATTCAACGGAACAATATGCGATCCAAGAATCGGGATCGCGACCGGTGGTATACGCATCTGCGAGCTCCGTACGAACGGGTGTTTTCTCACCGGCCGAAGCGCGTGCGCTACCGTAGGTTGGCGAAGAATCAATTCGCAGCCTTCTTGCAGGCCATGGTGTTTAACCTCAAACGGTTGGTCGTCCTCGACGCGAACTTCGTGGTGGCCTAA
- a CDS encoding transposase: protein MKRTRRNHGTTFKAQVALAAVKGDKTLAELAEQFGIHPTQITEWKQQLLARAADVFGGPKTVSETPDLKTLHAKIGQLALENDLLEGALIQAGLLSAKR from the coding sequence ATGAAACGAACGAGACGGAATCATGGAACGACCTTCAAGGCGCAGGTGGCCTTGGCCGCTGTCAAAGGCGACAAGACGCTCGCCGAATTGGCCGAGCAATTCGGCATCCACCCTACTCAAATTACCGAATGGAAGCAGCAACTGCTGGCGCGCGCCGCGGACGTGTTTGGTGGGCCGAAGACTGTGTCAGAGACGCCGGATCTCAAGACGCTGCACGCAAAGATCGGGCAATTGGCCCTGGAGAATGATTTGTTAGAAGGCGCGCTCATCCAGGCCGGCTTGCTGAGCGCAAAGCGATGA
- a CDS encoding hypothetical protein (conserved protein of unknown function): MRTPTVCHLCDFGAEYGGAFIDSLLFLSRYCRDELQIATFCIFPDRAKNRSWLSKLEEEGIGYGFIPHKRNVAEQVRSLLSGRETLVLHSHFFTYDMTTVALKCTTLKNSGIVWHYHNPCGGSVKQNIKDMLKVRLVFSILGDCCIAVGDGVYKSVIDAGLVPEKAILLHNGVNTVRFLDKCEVSLEVRKSMGLSGEDMVFLLLGWSPLRKGVDIFFRAAEELSGKFKHSKFLVVGRAETREFVSQLMSKSFLATDVFRVIDPVEDFNVILKLTDVLVLASRSEGLPYAVLEAMAAGKVVLSSDLPAARETYGRAAGAWLFPMGDSKILAELMEKVLLLQPQARRLLGQANSQYIIGYHSLDQWSRRIGQLYKEIIARRK, encoded by the coding sequence ATGAGAACTCCAACGGTTTGCCACCTTTGTGATTTTGGAGCAGAATATGGTGGGGCATTTATCGATTCGCTCTTATTCTTGAGCCGATACTGTCGTGACGAATTACAGATCGCCACGTTCTGTATATTTCCTGACAGGGCCAAAAATCGGAGTTGGTTGTCGAAGTTGGAGGAGGAAGGGATAGGATATGGTTTCATCCCGCACAAGAGGAATGTCGCAGAACAAGTCCGAAGCCTGCTGTCGGGCCGTGAAACGCTGGTCCTGCATAGCCATTTTTTTACGTATGATATGACTACAGTTGCTCTGAAGTGCACAACACTCAAGAACTCCGGGATTGTCTGGCATTACCATAACCCATGTGGCGGCAGTGTTAAGCAGAACATCAAAGATATGTTGAAGGTTAGATTGGTGTTCAGCATCTTGGGGGACTGCTGTATTGCTGTAGGGGATGGGGTGTACAAGAGTGTGATAGATGCAGGCCTGGTGCCTGAGAAAGCTATTTTACTCCACAACGGTGTCAACACAGTCCGTTTCCTTGATAAATGCGAGGTTTCCCTTGAAGTGCGGAAGAGCATGGGGCTTTCGGGAGAGGACATGGTCTTCCTGCTGCTTGGCTGGAGCCCGCTAAGGAAGGGCGTCGATATTTTCTTCAGGGCGGCAGAGGAGTTGAGCGGAAAATTTAAGCATTCCAAATTCCTTGTCGTGGGCAGAGCGGAAACCCGCGAGTTTGTCTCTCAATTAATGAGCAAATCTTTTCTCGCTACGGATGTCTTTCGGGTCATTGATCCAGTTGAAGATTTTAACGTTATCTTGAAGCTGACCGATGTGTTAGTCTTGGCTAGTCGCAGCGAAGGCTTGCCCTACGCAGTCCTGGAAGCGATGGCGGCAGGGAAGGTTGTCCTATCCTCAGATCTTCCCGCAGCCCGGGAGACCTACGGCCGTGCTGCTGGAGCTTGGTTATTTCCAATGGGAGATAGCAAAATCTTGGCCGAACTTATGGAGAAGGTCCTACTGTTGCAACCACAAGCGCGACGACTGCTTGGCCAGGCGAACAGTCAATACATTATCGGGTACCATTCGCTGGATCAGTGGAGCAGAAGAATCGGACAGCTGTACAAGGAAATCATAGCAAGACGCAAATGA
- a CDS encoding group II intron reverse transcriptase/maturase, translating to MSTERRGAGVIEGDLASYFETVHHRLLLKAVRKRIADQRFLALLWTCLKAGCVDRGLFCAASEGVPQGGVISPLLSNIMLHEFDAWMEANYLSKKVRKDRWAWNFGILKQRPIAARENRQWKPGVSYCRYADDFVVVVKGTKTHAAAIRDACRTFLEGQLKLTLNREKTHITHVNDGVVFLGHRIIRKRGPRGHLRPVTTIPWEKYRGFTAKLIKELSGNYSVNHMDLMERPNRTLSGWANFYRYTDYTATIFTRVDRTVFWKLGYWLARKYRRGFPSLMREHVRAPEPGRATTWVLKGQNSRGWYGEQALRRLVTSRKGQFRWRTPKGNPYLIRDEHRTFLESRYADVAVAFSNA from the coding sequence ATGAGCACAGAACGGCGGGGCGCTGGGGTGATCGAGGGTGACCTCGCTAGCTACTTTGAGACGGTCCATCACCGCCTGCTGCTGAAAGCTGTCCGCAAACGTATTGCTGACCAGCGCTTCCTGGCCCTGCTGTGGACGTGTCTCAAAGCAGGGTGTGTTGATCGGGGTCTCTTTTGCGCCGCGAGCGAAGGCGTTCCGCAAGGGGGAGTCATCTCTCCGTTGCTATCCAACATCATGTTGCATGAATTCGATGCTTGGATGGAAGCGAACTACCTGAGCAAGAAGGTGCGGAAGGACCGATGGGCATGGAACTTCGGCATTCTCAAGCAGCGGCCAATTGCTGCGCGAGAAAACCGGCAGTGGAAACCAGGTGTCTCCTACTGCCGCTACGCGGATGATTTCGTCGTGGTCGTCAAAGGAACCAAAACACACGCAGCGGCAATACGCGACGCGTGCCGGACGTTTCTGGAAGGTCAGCTCAAACTCACGTTGAATAGGGAGAAGACCCATATCACCCACGTGAATGACGGCGTGGTCTTCCTCGGCCACCGCATCATTCGCAAGCGGGGCCCACGAGGTCATTTGCGACCGGTCACGACGATCCCCTGGGAGAAGTATCGAGGCTTCACGGCCAAGCTGATCAAGGAACTATCTGGCAATTACAGCGTGAACCACATGGACCTGATGGAACGCCCGAACCGGACACTCTCGGGGTGGGCGAACTTCTATCGATACACGGACTATACGGCGACCATCTTTACCCGAGTGGACCGGACCGTCTTCTGGAAGCTCGGATATTGGCTTGCACGCAAGTATCGGCGAGGATTCCCGAGCCTGATGCGCGAACACGTCCGGGCACCAGAACCGGGGCGCGCCACCACATGGGTACTGAAGGGACAGAATAGTCGTGGATGGTATGGCGAACAGGCGCTTCGGCGTCTGGTCACCAGCCGCAAAGGTCAGTTCAGATGGCGGACCCCGAAAGGGAACCCGTACCTGATTCGCGACGAGCATCGCACGTTCCTCGAATCGCGCTACGCTGACGTGGCTGTTGCGTTCAGCAACGCTTAA